One Prunus dulcis chromosome 8, ALMONDv2, whole genome shotgun sequence DNA window includes the following coding sequences:
- the LOC117636475 gene encoding piezo-type mechanosensitive ion channel homolog isoform X3 yields the protein MGRFLGGFVLPLLLLTAAFINWSLLSLVDLVAFLLILFNAPKIGFHFGRRLLLLWLIVIFSLFVIFSQVIYLVIWAIEGNKWIGAGAWWANLIGFMILQSWKSPSVLYFLLLQLSVVAVALVDLYGNRFGLVSSCDSCWGRFSSAVERLICSHLRVASCLLLPAIQLVVGISHPSWVSLPFFIGSCVGLVDWSLTSNFLGLFRWWKPFHLYAGFNIVLLYVYQLPVEFPDMLQWIADFIGLFKITLHSDWTEVCSSLSLLLFYIMLSCVKCDLEEMDFILSMKENNLTEQLLPSKHSFFIRESRSGVRHTNVLLTGAVFRTFSINFFTYGFPNTDIWEMVGLWHYPIPGFFLLAQFCLGILVALGNLVNNSVFLCLSDEDGRFSNDNSTVEGEGETKVLIVATIAWGLRKSSRAIMLLLIFLIAMKPGFIHAVYVIFFLIYLLSHNISRKIRQSLILLCEVHFALLYIIQINPISDTLERKGSLSAEVLSQLGLLQHESSWDFLKIALLACFCAIHNHGFEMLFSFSAIVQHTPSRPVGFSILKAGLNKSVLLSVYASSAIKYSHDNPSYERRIALFLSAIGQKFLSVYRSCGTYIAFLTILLTVYLVRPNYVSFGYIFLLLAWIIGRQLVERTKKRLWFPLKAYAIVVFIFIYSLSSFRSIEVWLSRLIDLHFYLGYDSEASSLENVWESLAVLIVMQLYSYERRQSRYNKSDDADVLEFGVLGFIKRFVVWHSNKILFIAVFYASLSPISTFGFLYLLGLVICSTLPKASRIPSKLFLVYTGFLVTAEYLFQMWGRQAAMFPGQKHSNISLLLGFRVFKPGFWGLEFGLRGKVLVIAACTLQYNVFRWLEKMPSTILNKGKWEEPCPLFVSAEDANINSSIPSEENKPSTDSEALSVKREGARSHSWPFFSPGLSESHNPMSPRAGGSEGSSSNKYSFGYIWGSTKESHKWNKKRILTLRKERFETQKLISKIYLKFWMENMFNLFGLEINMIALLLASFALLNAISLVYIALLATCIILNRHIIRKIWPILVFLFASILILEYFAIWKSMWPSNHPDETNARCHDCWKISTMYFSYCKYCWLGLIVDDPRMLISYFAVFMFACFKLRADRLSGFSVSSTYRQMISQRKNIFVWRDLSFETKSMWTFFDYLRLYCYCHLLDLVLALVLITGTIEYDILHLGYLAFALVFFRVRLEILKKRNKIFKFLRIYNFALIVLSLAYQSPFVGEFCAGKCETVDYIFEMIGLYKYDYGFRITARSALVEIVIFMVVSLQSYMFSSQEFDNVSRYLEAEQIGAIVREQEKKAAWKTAQLKHIRESEEKKHQRNLQVEKMKSEMLNLQIQLHSMNSVTNCGDSPPVSEGLRRRRSTSLNSNNDAGTPDKEGLPMKKEQILKEDSLYPYELHQSPATVNMENPTVVESMKDSMESFHCEITEVEDVTDGVLFYSSEKKEKVKGQAKESPLISAVHLIGDGVSQVQSIGNQAVNNLVSFLNIEQESDINEHSSVEDGVYDEMESQNTKYMCFNRSSSLQSDTSSDPTSLQLGRIFRHIWSQMRSNNDIVCYCCFVIVFLWNFSLLSMVYLAALFLYALCVNSGPSYIFWVIMLIYTEVYILLQYLYQIIIQHWGLSVASDLLREWGFPAHKITSSFVVSSLPLFLVYLFTLIQSSITAKDGEWMSSTDFDFYRRSAFHGKEVPVSYSWSEKTKELLHIMGNAIKLIIRSFFRYWESLTQGADSPPYFIQVSMDVRSWPDDGIQPERIESGVNQLLRIIHDERCKQKTPTPCPFASRVHVQSIERSQENANVALVVFEVVYASPITECASVEWYNSLTPAADVAKEILQAQNAGFVEEIGFPYPILSVIGGGKRDVDLYAYVFGADLTVFFLVAIFYQSVIKNKSEFLDVYQLEDQFPKEFVFILMIIFFLIVLDRIIYLCSFATGKVIFYLFNLILFTYSVTEYAWHMEPSHQHAGGLALRAIFLAKAVSLALQAIQLRHGIPHKSTLYRQFLTSEISRINYLGYRLYRALPFLYELRCALDWSCTTTSLTMYDWLKLEDIHASLYLVKCDAVLNRAKHKQGEKQTKMTKCCNGICLFFILICVIWAPMLMYSSGNPTNIENPIKDASVQVDIKTASGRLSLYQTTLCKKLQWDKLNSDVNLDPKGYLDTYNQKDVQLICCEADASTLWLIPNVVQTRFIQSLDWDTHMDISFTWVLSRGRPKGKEVVKYERSVDPQDLPKQSDVQKVLNGSINSFRIYNVYSRYFRVTGSGDVRPLELEDNFVSADLVINRANYIWWSFHDINSSDVNGCGGLRGPMAIIVSEETPPEGILGDTLSKFSIWGLYITFVLAVGRFIRLQCSDLRMRIPYENLPSCDRLIAICEDIYAARAEGELGVEEVLYWTLVKIYRSPHMLLEYTKPD from the exons ATGGGGAGATTTCTTGGCGGGTTTGTGTTGCCTCTGCTGCTGCTAACAG CTGCTTTTATCAACTGGAGCTTGCTCTCCCTTGTTGATTTGGTAGCATTTCTTCTTATTCTATTTAATGCACCAAAAATAG GATTTCATTTTGGAAGGAGGCTTTTATTATTGTGGCTCATTgtcatattttctttatttgttattttttctcaAGTGATATATCTTGTTATATGGGCTATTGAGGGAAATAAATGGATTGGAGCAGGTGCTTGGTGGGCAAATCTTATTGGATTCATGAT ATTGCAGTCATGGAAATCTCCCTCTGTGCTATATTTTTTGCTCTTACAACTATCAGTCGTAGCTGTTGCTTTAGTTGATTTGTATGGAAACAGATTTGGTCTTGTTTCATCGTGTGATTCATGTTGGGGTCGATTTTCGTCAGCTGTTGAACGATTAATTT GTTCTCATCTTAGGGTTGCTTCCTGCTTGCTGTTGCCTGCCATTCAGCTGGTTGTTGGAATTAGCCATCCCTCATGGGTTTCTCTACCATTTTTTATTGGGAGCTGCGTTGGTCTTGTAGATTGGTCTTTGACAAGCAATTTTTTAGGACTTTTCAG GTGGTGGAAGCCTTTTCACTTGTATGCAGGCTTCAACATTGTCTTGCTTTATGTGTATCAGCTACCTGTGGAGTTTCCAGACATGTTACAATGGATAGCTGATTTCATTGGTCTGTTCAAGATAACTTTACATTCGGATTGGACTGAAGTTTGTTCAAGCTTATCTCTTTTACTTTTCTACATCATG CTATCCTGTGTTAAATGTGATCTAGAGgaaatggattttattttatccatgaaagaaaataacttGACCGAGCAACTTCTTCCTTCGAAgcattcattttttattcGTGAATCTAG ATCTGGTGTAAGGCATACCAATGTTTTGTTGACGGGAGCAGTTTTCCGGACCTTTAGTATCAACTTCTTCACATATGGATTCCCG AACACGGACATATGGGAGATGGTTGGGTTGTGGCATTATCCCATACCTGGATTCTTTCTGCTTGCACAGTTCTGTCTTGGAATATTGGTTGCCTTGGGTAATCTTGTGAACAACTCAGTTTTCCTTTGCCTGTCTGATGAGGATGGGCGATTTTCAAATGACAACAGCACTGTAGAAG GTGAGGGAGAGACCAAAGTATTGATTGTGGCCACAATTGCTTGGGGACTGCGCAAAAGCTCTCGAGCTATCATGCTGTTACTGATATTTCTCATTGCCATGAAACCTGGTTTCATCCATGCTGTGTATG TGATATTCTTTTTGATATATCTTTTGAGCCACAACATTAGCAGAAAGATACGCCAGTCTTTGATTCTCCTATGTGAGGTTCACTTTGCACTATTGTATATCATTCAGATTAATCCGATCTCTGATACTTTGGAGCGAAAAGGCTCTTTGAGTGCAGAAGTTTTATCACAGTTAG GTCTCCTTCAACATGAAAGCTCGTGGGATTTTTTGAAAATAgctttgcttgcttgcttCTGTGCAATTCATAACCATGGTTTTGAAATGCTGTTTTCATTCTCAGCAATTGTGCAGCATACCCCTAGCCGTCCAGTTGGATTTAGCATTTTGAAAGCTGGCCTGAACAAATCAGTTTTGTTGTCAGTGTATGCCTCCTCAGCCATTAAGTACAGCCATGATAATCCTTCTTATG AAAGAAGAATAGCATTATTCCTCAGTGCTATTGGGCAGAAGTTTTTATCTGTGTACCGATCATGTGGAACCTACATTGCCTTCCTTACTATTCTCCTTACTGTATACCTGGTGAGACCCAATTATGTATCATTTGGGTACATATTCCTTCTCCTTGCTTGGATAATTGGAAGACAACTTGTTGAGAGAACGAAAAAGCGCCTTTGGTTCCCATTGAAAGCATATGCAATTGTGGTGTTTATCTTTATCTATAGCTTGAGCAGTTTCCGCAGCATTGAGGTTTGGTTGTCCAGGTTAATAGACCTTCATTTCTATCTAGGCTATGACTCAGAAGCTTCATCTTTGGAAAATGTTTGGGAATCCCTAGCAGTCTTGATTGTGATGCAACTTTATAGCTATGAGAGGAGACAAAGCAGGTATAACAAGTCAGATGATGCTGATGTGTTAGAATTTGGAGTGCTTGGGTTTATAAAGCGGTTTGTCGTTTGGCACAGCAACAAGATCTTGTTTATTGCAGTATTCTATGCATCTTTATCTCCAATTAGTACATTTGGATTTTTGTATCTACTTGGCCTTGTCATCTGTTCAACTTTACCTAAAGCTTCACGGATCCCGTCTAAATTATTCTTGGTTTACACAGGATTTCTAGTAACAGCTGAGTATCTTTTTCAGATGTGGGGTAGACAGGCTGCAATGTTTCCTGGACAAAAGCACTCTAATATTTCCCTTCTTTTGGGTTTCCGTGTATTTAAACCTGGATTTTGGGGTCTAGAATTCGGCTTGAGAGGAAAAGTGCTGGTGATTGCTGCGTGTACCCTTCAATATAATGTTTTCCGCTGGTTGGAGAAGATGCCAAGTACTATCCTAAACAAAGGAAAGTGGGAAGAGCCTTGTCCATTGTTTGTCTCAGCAGAAGATGCCAATATTAATTCTTCCATCCCTAGTGAGGAAAACAAGCCATCAACAGATTCTGAAGCACTTTCTGTGAAACGAGAAGGGGCTAGGAGCCATTCATGGCCATTTTTCTCCCCAGGTTTATCGGAATCCCATAATCCTATGTCCCCTAGAGCAGGAGGTTCTGAGGGTAGTAGCAGTAACAAGTACTCATTTGGGTACATTTGGGGCAGCACCAAGGAGAGTCATAAGTGGAACAAGAAACGGATTCTTACCTTGAGAAAGGAGAGATTTGAAACACAGAAGCTTATCTCAAAAATCTATCTGAAATTCTGGATGGAAAATATGTTCAACCTCTTTGGTCTTGAGATAAACATGATTGCATTGCTTCTTGCAAGCTTTGCTTTGTTGAATGCCATTTCTTTGGTATACATTGCGTTACTTGCTACTTGTATTATTTTGAATCGGCATATTATACGTAAGATATGGCCCATACTTGTTTTCCTGTTTGCATCCATTCTCATCCTCGAGTACTTTGCCATCTGGAAGAGTATGTGGCCTTCAAATCATCCTGATGAGACTAATGCACGTTGCCATGATTGCTGGAAAATCTCAACTATGTATTTCAGTTACTGCAAGTACTGTTGGTTAG GACTTATTGTTGATGATCCGCGAATGCTTATCAGCTATTTTGCTGTCTTCatgtttgcttgtttcaaactTCGTGCTGACCGTTTGTCCGGCTTCTCGGTGTCATCAACTTACCGTCAAATGATATCTCAACgtaaaaatatatttgtgtGGAGAGACCTCTCGTTTGAAACCAAAAGCATGTGGACCTTCTTTGACTACCTGAGGCTTTACTGCTACTGCCACCTATTGGATCTTGTGCTAGCATTGGTTTTGATTACTGGAACCATTGAGTATGACATTCTGCACCTTGGTTATCTTGCTTTTGCGCTGGTTTTCTTTCGGGTGAGACTTGAAATCCTAAAGAAGAGGAACAAGATATTCAAGTTCTTGCGAATATACAATTTTGCTCttattgttctttctcttGCATATCAATCTCCCTTTGTGGGGGAGTTTTGTGCTGGAAAGTGTGAGACGGTAGATTACATATTTGAGATGATTGGACTTTATAAGTATGACTATGGGTTTCGGATTACTGCAAGATCCGCTCTGGTTGAAATTGTCATATTTATGGTGGTATCACTTCAGTCATATATGTTTTCCTCCCAAGAATTTGATAATGTTTCTCGATATCTTGAAGCTGAGCAAATTGGTGCCATTGTGCGTgagcaagaaaagaaagctGCCTGGAAAACTGCACAGTTAAAACACATTCGTGAATCCGAGGAGAAGAAACACCAGCGCAACCTGCAAGTGGAGAAAATGAAATCAGAGATGCTCAACCTGCAAATCCAGCTTCACAGCATGAACTCAGTTACTAATTGTGGTGACTCTCCTCCTGTCAGTGAAGGCCtaagaaggaggaggagtaCTTCTCTTAACTCAAATAACGATGCTGGGACCCCTGATAAAGAAGGATTACCCATGAAAAAGGAGCAGATACTTAAAGAGGATTCGTTGTACCCTTATGAATTGCATCAATCTCCTGCAACAGTGAACATGGAAAACCCAACAGTGGTGGAGTCTATGAAGGATTCGATGGAATCTTTTCATTGTGAGATCACTGAAGTCGAAGATGTTACTGATGgtgtattattttattcttcagaaaagaaggagaaagtTAAAGGGCAAGCAAAGGAAAGCCCACTCATCTCTGCAGTTCATCTGATAGGTGATGGCGTTTCCCAGGTACAGTCTATTGGAAATCAGGCAGTTAACAACCTAGTAAGCTTTTTGAACATTGAACAAGAGTCTGATATCAACGAGCACTCTTCAGTTGAGGATGGGGTATATGATGAGATGGAGAGCCAAAACACTAAGTATATGTGTTTTAACCGTTCATCTTCCCTGCAGTCCGATACGAGTTCTGATCCCACAAGTCTGCAGTTAGGAAGGATCTTTCGTCACATATGGTCCCAAATGCGGTCCAATAATGATATTGTGTGTTATTGTTGCTTTGTCATTGTCTTCTTGTGGAACTTCAGTTTGCTTTCTATGGTGTATCTGGCAGCGTTATTCTTATACGCCCTATGTGTAAATTCTGGTCCAAGTTACATCTTCTGGGTTATTATGCTGATTTACACAGAAGTCTATATTTTGCTTCAGTATCTGTACCAGATTATCATCCAGCACTGGGGTTTGAGTGTTGCTTCAGACCTACTTCGTGAGTGGGGATTTCCTGcacataaaatcacttcttcttttgttgtcAGTTCATTGCCTCTCTTTCTTGTCTACTTATTTACCCTCATACAGAGCTCTATAACTGCAAAAGATGGTGAGTGGATGTCGTCTACGGACTTCGACTTCTATAGGAGGAGTGCTTTCCATGGAAAAGAGGTTCCTGTAAGTTATAGCTGGAGTGAGAAAACAAAGGAGCTGCTGCACATAATgggaaatgcaataaaattGATAATCAGAAGCTTCTTTAGGTACTGGGAATCACTGACACAGGGAGCAGATTCCCCTCCTTACTTTATTCAGGTGTCTATGGATGTCCGCTCATGGCCGGACGATGGAATTCAACCAGAAAGGATTGAGTCTGGAGTAAATCAATTGCTTAGAATCATCCATGATGAAAGGTGCAAGCAGAAAACCCCTACTCCATGCCCTTTTGCTAGTAGGGTGCATGTTCAAAGCATTGAAAGGAGTCAAGAAAATGCAAATGTAGCGTTGGTTGTTTTCGAGGTGGTATATGCCTCCCCCATAACAGAGTGTGCTTCGGTAGAATGGTACAATTCACTTACTCCAGCAGCTGATGTGGCGAAGGAAATTCTACAAGCACAGAATGCTGgatttgttgaagaaatagGATTCCCATACCCTATACTCTCTGTAATTGGGGGAGGCAAAAGGGACGTTGATCTGTATGCCTATGTGTTTGGTGCCGATCtgactgttttctttttagtcGCCATATTCTACCAATCtgtcataaaaaataaaagtgaatTTCTGGACGTGTATCAGCTTGAAGATCAGTTTCCTAAGGAGTTTGTGTTCATCTTAATG ATCATCTTTTTCTTGATTGTCCTTGATCGCATAATCTACCTCTGCTCATTTGCCACTGGAAAAGTAATTTTCTACCTTTTCAACCTCATCCTCTTCACATATTCAGTTACAGAGTATGCTTGGCACATGGAGCCTTCCCACCAACATGCTGGAGGATTAGCACTTCGTGCTATATTTCTTGCAAAAGCAGTTTCTCTGGCACTGCAGGCTATACAACTCCGACATGGAATTCCTCATAAAAGCACTTTGTACCGGCAGTTTTTGACCAGTGAAATTTCACGAATTAATTACTTAGGATATCGACTATATCGCGCTCTGCCATTCCTTTATGAATTGAGATGTGCACTTGACTGGTCATGCACAACCACATCTTTGACCATGTATGATTGGCTAAAA CTGGAGGACATACATGCGAGCTTGTACCTTGTCAAATGTGATGCAGTCTTGAATAGAGCAAAGCACAAGCAAGgagaaaagcaaacaaaaatgaCCAAATGCTGCAACGGCatatgtcttttttttatattgatttgtGTTATTTGGGCTCCAATGCTG ATGTATAGCAGCGGTAACCCGACCAACATTGAAAACCCCATTAAAGATGCCAGTGTTCAGGTTGACATCAAGACAGCGAGTGGAAGGTTGAGTCTGTATCAAACCACCCTCTGTAAAAAGCTCCAATGGGATAAGCTCAACTCTGATGTTAATCTTGATCCCAAAGGTTATTTGGATACGTATAATCAGAAGGATGTCCAGTTGATATGCTGTGAAGCTGATGCAAGTACTCTGTGGCTTATCCCCAATGTGGTTCAGACAAGATTCATTCAGTCCCTTGATTGGGACACCCACATGGATATATCTTTTACTTGGGTGCTTTCCAGGGGCAGGCCCAAAGGCAAGGAAGTTGTTAAATATGAAAGAAGTGTGGATCCTCAGGATCTTCCAAAACAATCAGACGTCCAGAAAGTTCTTAATGGCTCTATAAACAGCTTTAGGATATACAATGTTTATTCAAGATACTTCCGCGTCACTGGTTCCGGGGATGTAAGACCATTGGAACTAGAG GATAATTTTGTTAGTGCGGATCTTGTCATAAATCGTGCTAATTACATCTGGTGGTCCTTCCATGACATCAATTCATCCGACGTCAATGGATGTGGAGGTTTGAGAGGACCCATGGCCATCATTGTATCTGAGGAAACACCGCCAG AGGGTATTCTTGGTGACACCCTTAGCAAGTTCAGCATCTGGGGTCTCTACATAACATTTGTTCTTGCTGTTGGCCGCTTTATCAGACTTCAATGCTCTGACTTAAGAATGAGAATCCCCTACGAGAACCTTCCTTCCTGTGATAG GTTGATAGCCATTTGTGAGGATATATATGCTGCAAGAGCAGAGGGTGAGCTTGGAGTTGAAGAGGTCCTTTACTGGACGCTGGTGAAGATTTACAGGTCACCACACATGCTGCTCGAATACACAAAACCCGACTAG